The following proteins come from a genomic window of Streptomyces sp. Sge12:
- a CDS encoding FxsB family cyclophane-forming radical SAM/SPASM peptide maturase, which produces MGRAVTNDSPLPPPGSPTPAPNDPAPQPPVQPEAPAPADRGPAGQTQHARYAPWPYTRLDVVAARAAGHRAHPVRQFVLKTRSRCNLACTYCYVYEMADQGWRGQPPAMTPATVARAAQRIAEHAAAHDLPRVDLVLHGGEPLLTSPARLAEPVDAVRTALAAAAPRARLTATVQTNGTLLTRGRLAALAAAGIGVGVSLDGGLPAHNTRRVDHTGRPGFGAAARGLRLLARHPQSYAGVLCVVDLDQDPVETYESLLAFAPPSIGLLLPLGNWSDPPPGHHPGRTPYADWLLAVFERWWHDGVRRTRIRLFEEIIALLLGLPTATETLGLTPAATAVIETDGSIEQADSLKSAYEGAAATGMTVDTHSFDEFLDHPGFAARQLGRDALAAGCRACELVEVCGGGHYPHRYRAGEGFRQPSVYCADLQSLIRHIAAAVQHAARHVTGAPTHNPAPTHGPAHTPSHPPAVAS; this is translated from the coding sequence ATGGGGCGAGCGGTCACGAACGACTCCCCGCTGCCCCCACCCGGCAGCCCCACCCCCGCCCCCAACGACCCGGCCCCACAGCCCCCGGTGCAGCCCGAGGCCCCCGCGCCCGCGGACCGCGGCCCCGCCGGGCAGACGCAGCATGCGCGGTACGCGCCCTGGCCGTATACCCGGCTCGACGTGGTCGCCGCGCGGGCCGCCGGTCACCGGGCCCATCCCGTCCGGCAGTTCGTCCTGAAGACCCGCAGCCGGTGCAACCTCGCCTGCACCTACTGCTACGTCTACGAGATGGCCGACCAGGGCTGGCGCGGCCAGCCGCCCGCCATGACCCCCGCCACCGTCGCCCGCGCCGCGCAGCGGATCGCCGAGCACGCCGCCGCCCACGACCTGCCCCGCGTCGACCTCGTCCTGCACGGCGGCGAACCGCTGCTGACCTCGCCCGCCCGGCTGGCCGAGCCCGTCGACGCCGTACGCACCGCCCTCGCCGCGGCCGCCCCGCGCGCCCGGCTCACCGCCACCGTCCAGACCAACGGCACCCTGCTCACCCGCGGCCGCCTCGCCGCCCTCGCCGCCGCCGGGATCGGCGTCGGCGTCAGCCTCGACGGCGGCCTGCCCGCGCACAACACCCGGCGCGTGGACCACACCGGACGCCCCGGCTTCGGCGCCGCCGCCCGCGGCCTGCGGCTGCTCGCCCGGCACCCGCAGAGCTACGCCGGGGTGCTCTGCGTCGTCGATCTCGACCAGGACCCGGTGGAGACCTACGAGTCCCTGCTCGCCTTCGCCCCGCCCAGCATCGGGCTGCTCCTGCCGCTCGGGAACTGGAGCGACCCGCCCCCCGGCCACCACCCGGGCCGGACCCCGTACGCCGACTGGCTCCTCGCCGTCTTCGAGCGCTGGTGGCACGACGGCGTACGGCGCACCCGGATCCGGCTCTTCGAGGAGATCATCGCCCTGTTGCTCGGCCTGCCCACCGCCACCGAGACCCTCGGGCTGACGCCCGCCGCCACCGCCGTGATCGAGACCGACGGTTCGATCGAACAGGCCGACTCCCTGAAATCCGCGTACGAGGGCGCCGCCGCGACCGGAATGACCGTGGACACCCACAGTTTCGACGAGTTCCTCGACCACCCCGGATTCGCCGCCCGCCAGCTCGGGCGGGACGCGCTCGCCGCCGGGTGCCGGGCCTGCGAGCTGGTCGAGGTGTGCGGCGGCGGGCACTACCCGCACCGCTACCGCGCCGGCGAGGGCTTCCGCCAGCCGTCCGTGTACTGCGCCGACCTCCAGTCGCTGATCCGGCACATCGCCGCCGCCGTCCAGCACGCCGCCCGACACGTCACCGGCGCCCCCACCCACAACCCCGCCCCCACGCACGGCCCCGCCCACACCCCCAGCCACCCCCCGGCGGTCGCCTCATGA
- the fxsA gene encoding FxSxx-COOH cyclophane-containing RiPP peptide: protein MVTKQQEVEAATPGCPGRLPDLSGLDLAALRGIDHPVLARVIEGMVERVNRPAEILNAFDSSVA, encoded by the coding sequence ATGGTGACGAAGCAGCAGGAAGTGGAGGCAGCGACCCCGGGATGTCCGGGCCGGTTGCCGGATCTCTCCGGGCTGGACCTGGCGGCGCTGCGCGGGATCGACCATCCCGTACTGGCCCGGGTGATCGAGGGCATGGTGGAGCGGGTGAACCGTCCCGCGGAGATCCTCAACGCCTTCGACTCCAGCGTGGCCTGA
- a CDS encoding aKG-HExxH-type peptide beta-hydroxylase, whose product MTTALTAFTVSSPTLRALASTEPSTDGSRLVRDVRRSKRLLLLRAVLDAAPGGPSGETADHWALLEEAERHDAGAVRDVLHYPATGVWAEETLRRLHAPCGPPPDLGHLGALAAAAALRAGIAFTHTLRPLHGRLVLPTLGLLRPDRPGPLALTQRSWDPDDPATVPLHALPGGRTALDDLDPYRAPGPAQPAPVRPARRLTPKGHKRWDTQWSGALTLLQRYDTLRAEETVQLLRSVVPLAGGSRSSGATLPAAAGSVLARAQAPPALAATLVHEVQHGKLTALADVVTLHTADHTPRHWAPWRSDPRPLEGLLHGAYAHLALAGYWQRAALYGARGAWAQHARIRAQVAAVLPTLRAHERLTAAGREFADAMGAAERAMDDLPPPGDQHASARRAVDRERRAWCEAHPELAPFAQG is encoded by the coding sequence ATGACCACCGCCCTCACCGCGTTCACCGTCTCCTCGCCGACCCTGCGCGCCCTCGCCTCCACCGAGCCGTCCACGGACGGCAGCCGCCTGGTCCGCGACGTACGCCGCTCCAAGCGCCTGCTCCTGCTGCGCGCCGTCCTCGACGCCGCACCCGGCGGCCCGTCCGGGGAGACCGCCGACCACTGGGCCCTGCTGGAGGAGGCCGAACGGCACGACGCGGGCGCCGTCCGCGACGTACTGCACTACCCCGCCACCGGAGTGTGGGCCGAGGAGACCCTGCGCCGGCTGCACGCCCCGTGCGGCCCCCCGCCCGACCTCGGACACCTCGGCGCGCTCGCGGCAGCCGCCGCCCTGCGCGCCGGAATCGCCTTCACCCACACCCTGCGGCCCCTGCACGGCCGGCTCGTCCTGCCCACCCTCGGCCTGCTGCGCCCGGACCGCCCCGGCCCGCTCGCCCTCACCCAGCGCTCCTGGGACCCCGACGACCCCGCCACCGTGCCCCTGCACGCCCTGCCCGGGGGCCGGACCGCCCTCGACGACCTCGACCCGTACCGGGCCCCCGGCCCCGCGCAGCCCGCCCCGGTCCGCCCCGCCCGCCGGCTCACCCCCAAGGGCCACAAGCGGTGGGACACCCAGTGGTCCGGCGCGCTCACCCTGCTCCAGCGCTACGACACCCTCCGCGCGGAGGAGACCGTCCAACTGCTGCGCTCCGTCGTACCGCTCGCCGGCGGTTCCCGCTCCAGCGGTGCCACCCTGCCCGCGGCCGCAGGCTCCGTACTGGCCCGCGCACAGGCCCCGCCCGCGCTCGCCGCGACCCTCGTCCACGAGGTCCAGCACGGCAAACTCACCGCCCTGGCCGACGTGGTGACCCTGCACACCGCCGACCACACACCCCGCCACTGGGCCCCCTGGCGCAGCGACCCGCGCCCCCTGGAGGGGCTGCTGCACGGCGCCTACGCCCACCTGGCCCTCGCCGGGTACTGGCAGCGCGCCGCCCTCTACGGGGCCCGCGGCGCCTGGGCCCAGCACGCCCGGATCCGCGCCCAGGTGGCGGCCGTCCTGCCCACCCTGCGGGCGCACGAGCGACTGACAGCCGCGGGGCGGGAGTTCGCCGACGCGATGGGCGCCGCCGAGCGCGCCATGGACGACCTCCCGCCGCCCGGCGACCAGCACGCCTCGGCCCGCCGGGCCGTCGACCGCGAACGCCGCGCGTGGTGCGAGGCGCACCCCGAACTCGCCCCGTTCGCACAGGGCTGA